The Edwardsiella tarda ATCC 15947 = NBRC 105688 region TAGCCTATCCAGCCCCGCCTAAGCGGGGCTTTTGTTTTTCCCTATTTGGCGCAGACCGACAGCTGAGATACACTGAGGCGCTGTTTGCCTGTTAGGATTATTTTGTCATGTTAGAGTTTGACGGCCGTAGCATCGAGACCGACGCCCAGGGATATTTGCTCAATAGTCAGGAGTGGAGTGAGGCGCTAGCCGAGCTGCTGGCTCAGCAGGAGGGGATCACCCTAAGCGAAGCCCACTGGGAGGTGGTTCGCTTCGTCCGTGAGTTTTACCAAACGTTTAACACCTCACCGGCCATCCGCATGCTGGTGAAGGCGATGACGCAGAAGTATGGCGAGGAGAAAGGCAACAGCCGCTACCTGTATCGCCTCTTCCCCAAGGGGCCCGCCAAGCAAGCGACCAAAATTGCTGGCTTACCCAAACCGGTAAAATGTATCTGATCGTCGGC contains the following coding sequences:
- the tusE gene encoding sulfurtransferase TusE produces the protein MLEFDGRSIETDAQGYLLNSQEWSEALAELLAQQEGITLSEAHWEVVRFVREFYQTFNTSPAIRMLVKAMTQKYGEEKGNSRYLYRLFPKGPAKQATKIAGLPKPVKCI